In Fodinibius saliphilus, a genomic segment contains:
- a CDS encoding FlgD immunoglobulin-like domain containing protein → METFGDTLWIGPGLNRTIDNSANWYFPENAQKIINEEGSVYSLALAQDTVWAGLGYTASTPNGDVQSGLGFHYSTDGGENWKFIKNPNDEEDDSTFVYGGTRYAKLPVTAQQQSPSFEVAFKGETVFSANWALGLVRSQDFGANWKRIILPPQQVDTLSPDNEYTFNSNGTNRYDPRFDQNLLGFSVFIDRSNRVWCGTAGGLNISDNALTAPADSIRWRHIQVDGSSDGLLGNWIITIKQQPSTGDIWMTNWSSGLRDNESFGIVRTRNGGKSFDRYLQGKRINDIDFSDGVIYAAGDDGLFKSSDGGANWTTIPQITSANTFIKKSAAYYSIASTTNRLWVGTGDGIASTADGGENWEITRVNFPLDGNNHYQQDAPDVNAYAYPNPFSPRRHSLVRIKYEVKKAGQVTIRLFDFRMKLIKKIASGDYTPGTYEAVWDGTTTNGKDVANGAVFYQIDSPGNTIRGKILLIN, encoded by the coding sequence ATGGAAACATTTGGTGATACCTTATGGATAGGTCCCGGTTTAAATCGTACCATAGACAATAGCGCAAATTGGTATTTTCCTGAAAATGCGCAAAAAATTATAAATGAAGAAGGAAGCGTATATTCCCTTGCCTTGGCACAAGATACCGTTTGGGCAGGGTTAGGTTACACAGCCTCTACACCAAACGGGGATGTACAATCAGGACTTGGATTCCACTATTCCACAGATGGAGGGGAAAACTGGAAGTTTATTAAAAATCCGAATGACGAAGAGGATGACAGCACCTTCGTTTATGGTGGTACAAGATATGCCAAGCTTCCTGTTACGGCACAGCAACAATCTCCGTCTTTTGAGGTAGCTTTTAAGGGAGAAACCGTTTTTTCTGCAAATTGGGCCTTGGGCTTAGTCAGAAGCCAAGATTTTGGTGCAAACTGGAAACGAATTATACTCCCTCCTCAGCAGGTCGATACCTTAAGTCCAGACAATGAATATACATTTAACAGCAATGGCACCAATCGTTATGATCCCCGTTTTGACCAGAACCTATTGGGGTTTTCGGTCTTTATCGATCGCAGTAATAGGGTGTGGTGTGGTACCGCAGGAGGGCTAAATATCTCTGATAATGCACTCACTGCTCCTGCCGATAGTATTCGATGGCGACATATCCAAGTAGACGGCTCTTCAGATGGTTTATTAGGCAACTGGATCATCACCATTAAACAGCAGCCCTCTACCGGAGATATCTGGATGACCAACTGGTCATCTGGGCTTCGTGATAATGAAAGTTTTGGTATTGTTCGAACCAGGAACGGGGGAAAAAGCTTCGATCGCTACTTGCAGGGAAAACGTATAAATGACATTGATTTTTCTGACGGGGTTATTTATGCCGCTGGAGATGATGGGTTATTTAAAAGCAGTGACGGTGGTGCTAATTGGACAACTATACCACAGATAACTTCTGCAAATACTTTTATCAAAAAGTCTGCTGCATATTATAGCATTGCCTCTACTACCAATCGTCTATGGGTCGGCACCGGTGATGGTATCGCCTCAACCGCCGATGGTGGAGAGAACTGGGAAATTACACGGGTTAACTTCCCTCTTGATGGGAACAATCACTACCAACAGGATGCTCCGGACGTTAACGCTTATGCCTATCCCAATCCCTTTTCACCCCGACGCCACAGTCTCGTGCGTATCAAATATGAAGTAAAAAAGGCCGGGCAAGTCACAATCCGGTTATTTGATTTCAGGATGAAACTGATCAAAAAGATTGCATCAGGAGACTATACTCCAGGGACTTATGAAGCGGTATGGGATGGCACTACAACCAATGGGAAAGACGTGGCAAATGGGGCCGTATTTTACCAGATTGATAGCCCGGGCAATACGATCCGGGGAAAGATATTATTGATTAATTAA
- the trpS gene encoding tryptophan--tRNA ligase has product MKTILSGIQSSGKLHLGNYFGALRQHIQMQEKGDAFYFIANYHSLTSINDGEKIYKNTIDVALDYLALGLDPNKATFFAQSDVPQHAELAWILGTFCPVSLMEKGVAFKDKVAQGLHPNIGLFTYPILQAADILMYNADLVPVGQDQKQNIEICRDLAGKFNHNYGDEYLKLPEPHILESVAVVPGIDGQKMSKSYGNTIGIFDEGKELKKKVMSIETDSTPLDEPKNPDSCNVFALIKLFAEEYKQKEIAEQYRAGGYGYGHAKKELLGMIEEYFAEAREKRKELAQDIDTVRDILRDGGKKARARAEKVMGPVREVTGLFKTYDYSS; this is encoded by the coding sequence ATGAAAACTATTTTATCTGGTATTCAATCCTCTGGGAAATTACATCTGGGAAACTACTTTGGGGCTTTGCGTCAACATATCCAGATGCAGGAAAAAGGAGATGCCTTCTATTTTATTGCCAATTATCACTCATTAACTTCTATTAATGATGGGGAAAAGATCTATAAGAACACTATCGATGTAGCCCTTGATTATCTGGCCTTGGGACTTGATCCCAATAAGGCAACCTTTTTTGCTCAGAGTGATGTGCCGCAACATGCTGAGCTCGCTTGGATACTGGGTACGTTCTGTCCGGTAAGTTTGATGGAAAAGGGCGTAGCCTTTAAAGACAAGGTTGCCCAGGGCTTACATCCTAATATCGGTTTGTTTACCTATCCCATTTTGCAGGCCGCAGATATTTTGATGTACAATGCTGATTTAGTGCCGGTAGGGCAAGACCAAAAGCAAAATATTGAGATTTGCCGTGATTTGGCCGGTAAATTTAATCATAATTATGGGGATGAATATCTGAAACTTCCAGAGCCACATATCTTAGAATCAGTGGCAGTAGTTCCGGGTATTGACGGACAAAAGATGAGTAAATCATATGGTAATACGATTGGTATCTTTGATGAAGGCAAAGAGTTGAAAAAGAAGGTAATGTCGATAGAAACAGACTCTACGCCACTTGATGAGCCCAAAAATCCGGATAGTTGTAATGTCTTTGCACTGATAAAACTGTTTGCCGAAGAATATAAACAGAAAGAGATTGCTGAACAGTATCGTGCTGGGGGCTACGGCTACGGTCATGCTAAAAAAGAACTTCTGGGTATGATAGAAGAGTATTTTGCTGAGGCTCGTGAAAAACGCAAAGAATTGGCCCAGGATATAGACACCGTACGTGATATTCTGCGTGACGGTGGCAAGAAAGCCCGTGCCCGGGCGGAGAAAGTAATGGGGCCGGTGCGTGAGGTAACAGGACTGTTTAAAACATACGACTATAGCAGCTAA
- the trpE gene encoding anthranilate synthase component I, translating into MNIDKFTDLAKQYTAIPVHRRLMADVLTPVSLFLSLRDNGGYPFLLESVEGGEQVARYSFLGRDPYQVLKYDGEEVVLERDGNTSCIDQPYFEALKALTTQHSEPDMPELPRLSGGAVGFSSYDTVREIEQLENHPQDDIDIPEAIWAFYDEVFAFDHVKQQVIIIKTVFIDDEHNAEAKYQQAQQRLNELEDRVYQQGQTTDTFSIDPDDLSSNISQPEFEQMVEKAKEYIYEGDIFQVVLSQRFETNFSGDRFMLYRALRMVNPSPYLFFLEFGDFALVGSSPEVLVRVQDDTAQLLPIAGTRPRGKTPEEDLELEKDLKNDPKEIAEHVMLVDLGRNDLSRVCKPATVHPVREQVIERYSHVMHIVSDVKGELRDDQTSVDALIRCFPAGTVSGAPKIRAMEIIDELEPTKRGPYAGAVGYFDFSGNMDTCIVIRTMMVTESKVFIQAGAGIVADSNPEKEYLETKNKAGALVEALSVALSITD; encoded by the coding sequence ATGAATATTGATAAGTTTACAGATTTGGCAAAGCAATATACTGCGATACCAGTTCACCGTCGTTTGATGGCTGATGTATTAACACCAGTATCCCTGTTCCTTTCGCTTCGCGATAACGGAGGGTATCCTTTTTTGCTGGAGTCAGTGGAGGGGGGAGAGCAAGTTGCTCGTTATTCGTTCTTGGGGCGAGATCCCTATCAGGTATTAAAATACGATGGGGAAGAAGTGGTACTGGAACGTGATGGCAATACTAGTTGCATCGATCAACCCTATTTTGAAGCTCTGAAAGCGCTAACCACTCAACACAGCGAGCCGGATATGCCCGAGCTTCCCCGTTTATCTGGTGGAGCTGTAGGTTTTTCTTCTTATGATACGGTTCGTGAGATCGAGCAGTTAGAAAATCATCCTCAGGATGATATAGATATACCGGAAGCTATTTGGGCCTTTTATGATGAGGTATTTGCCTTTGATCATGTAAAGCAGCAGGTCATTATCATAAAAACAGTGTTTATTGATGATGAGCATAATGCAGAAGCGAAATACCAGCAGGCACAGCAGAGGCTTAATGAGCTGGAAGATCGGGTGTATCAGCAGGGACAAACGACTGATACTTTTTCAATAGATCCGGATGATTTGTCTAGCAATATCAGCCAGCCAGAGTTTGAGCAGATGGTAGAAAAGGCGAAGGAGTATATTTATGAAGGTGATATCTTCCAAGTAGTGCTTTCACAGCGTTTTGAGACCAACTTTAGCGGAGATCGATTTATGTTGTATCGTGCGCTTCGGATGGTAAATCCTTCTCCATATCTGTTTTTCTTGGAATTTGGTGATTTTGCACTCGTTGGATCATCGCCCGAAGTGTTAGTTCGTGTGCAGGACGATACGGCCCAGCTGCTACCTATTGCAGGTACACGTCCCCGCGGTAAAACGCCAGAAGAAGACTTAGAACTGGAAAAAGATTTAAAGAACGATCCCAAGGAGATTGCAGAGCATGTGATGTTGGTTGATCTGGGACGAAATGATTTGTCGCGAGTTTGTAAACCTGCCACCGTACACCCGGTTCGTGAGCAGGTGATAGAGCGTTATTCGCATGTTATGCATATTGTTTCTGATGTAAAAGGAGAGCTGAGGGATGATCAAACCTCAGTTGATGCACTGATACGCTGTTTTCCGGCTGGAACGGTGAGTGGAGCACCAAAAATTCGGGCCATGGAGATTATTGATGAACTTGAACCAACAAAACGAGGTCCCTATGCCGGAGCTGTTGGGTATTTCGACTTTTCCGGAAATATGGATACCTGCATTGTAATCCGCACAATGATGGTGACTGAGTCAAAGGTATTTATACAAGCCGGGGCCGGTATTGTTGCCGACAGTAATCCCGAAAAAGAGTATCTAGAAACAAAGAATAAAGCTGGTGCTTTAGTAGAAGCATTAAGTGTAGCTTTATCAATTACAGATTAA
- a CDS encoding PorV/PorQ family protein produces MQKPTAYCRSLLLFLIVTTCTTAVQAQHGGRAGAFSRLGFGPRGMAMGNAFTATTQEGIYSYYNPAVVAHAGTGNQIDLSTAAMSFDRSLHTISSTFRLPPSAGASISIINANVNDIDGRNADGYHTNMLSTHEYQLTATAGLSLRNNLSVGLGVKYYLSDLHNAVDNATTVGLDIGLLYKISNQLQLGATVQDLIAAYSWNSSNFYGDNLSSQNDPFPTQIKLGIFYNPMDKFHISLDGGQQIHEEGTITNINLGMAYGLHERVTLRAGWQIDAISAIKKTNHASAGFSIHLPFDFMNPSIDYAFVQESNKIAYMHIFGIQLNL; encoded by the coding sequence ATGCAAAAACCAACTGCATACTGTAGATCATTACTTTTATTTTTAATAGTAACAACCTGTACTACCGCTGTACAAGCTCAACATGGCGGGCGAGCTGGTGCTTTCAGTCGGTTGGGTTTTGGCCCCCGAGGGATGGCAATGGGCAATGCTTTCACGGCTACAACACAAGAAGGGATATATAGCTACTATAACCCCGCTGTTGTTGCTCATGCCGGAACAGGCAACCAGATCGATCTTTCTACCGCAGCAATGAGCTTCGATCGCAGCCTGCACACCATCAGTAGTACCTTTCGGTTACCACCCAGTGCGGGAGCATCTATCTCTATTATAAACGCCAATGTAAATGATATTGATGGGCGCAACGCTGATGGCTATCACACAAACATGCTTTCAACTCACGAATACCAACTTACAGCAACAGCCGGACTATCCCTGAGAAACAACCTTTCTGTTGGTCTTGGGGTTAAATATTACCTATCTGATCTACACAATGCAGTTGACAATGCTACTACTGTTGGCCTTGATATCGGGTTGTTGTATAAAATTTCTAATCAACTTCAGCTAGGGGCTACGGTTCAAGATTTAATTGCTGCTTACAGCTGGAACTCCAGTAATTTCTATGGTGATAACCTCTCTTCCCAAAATGACCCATTCCCAACTCAAATAAAACTGGGCATCTTTTATAACCCCATGGATAAATTTCATATTAGCTTGGATGGTGGACAACAGATCCATGAAGAGGGAACTATAACTAATATTAACCTCGGAATGGCATATGGACTTCATGAGCGGGTTACTCTCCGAGCTGGTTGGCAGATTGATGCGATTTCAGCAATTAAAAAAACAAACCATGCCAGTGCCGGTTTCTCCATACATCTCCCCTTTGATTTTATGAACCCATCCATCGATTATGCATTTGTTCAAGAATCCAATAAAATCGCGTATATGCACATCTTTGGTATTCAGTTGAACTTGTAA
- the trpD gene encoding anthranilate phosphoribosyltransferase, with translation MQKVKDFSSILDKAVNSKDLTDIEARQALQQIVNGEIKNEQIASFLTAMRAKGETTDELTAFVKVMREEAIKPEVETEGAIDLCGTGGDSSGTFNISTASMFVVSGAGVPVLKHGNRSVSSKSGSADVLEALGGVVMLEKGQVEQVFEETGLVFMFAPFFHPAMKHVMPARRAMGIRTFFNILGPLLNPAGVSRQMIGAYNIDVARQIAHILANLETDFAYTVNAHDGLDEVSLCAQSEIFELNGSLVKEATTFDPRSLDFNWTDLDELQGGDAEYNANIIRSIMANNATEAQENVILLNATFGIHASGKADHLSEAREMAEESLRSGKALQALDDFIEVTTEVANQS, from the coding sequence ATGCAAAAGGTTAAAGACTTTAGTTCAATATTAGATAAAGCAGTGAACTCTAAAGATCTTACTGATATAGAAGCACGACAAGCCCTGCAGCAGATCGTAAATGGTGAGATCAAAAATGAACAAATTGCTTCTTTTTTAACAGCCATGCGAGCAAAGGGTGAGACCACCGATGAGCTAACCGCTTTTGTAAAAGTAATGCGTGAAGAGGCCATTAAACCAGAAGTTGAAACAGAAGGTGCTATAGATCTATGTGGCACAGGTGGAGATAGCTCAGGGACTTTTAATATCTCTACGGCTTCTATGTTTGTAGTATCCGGAGCCGGCGTGCCGGTGTTAAAACATGGAAATAGGAGTGTTTCCAGTAAGAGCGGTAGCGCAGATGTGTTAGAAGCTCTGGGGGGTGTTGTGATGTTGGAGAAGGGTCAGGTAGAGCAGGTTTTTGAAGAAACGGGATTGGTGTTTATGTTCGCTCCGTTTTTCCATCCAGCCATGAAACACGTGATGCCTGCCCGGCGAGCAATGGGAATAAGAACATTTTTTAATATTCTTGGGCCACTTTTAAATCCAGCTGGGGTGAGTCGGCAAATGATAGGAGCATATAATATAGATGTTGCTAGACAGATTGCTCATATTCTTGCAAACCTTGAGACCGATTTTGCTTACACCGTGAATGCCCATGATGGTCTTGATGAGGTAAGTTTATGTGCTCAGTCAGAGATATTTGAGCTTAATGGGAGTTTGGTCAAAGAAGCGACGACATTTGATCCTCGGTCCCTTGATTTCAATTGGACTGATCTTGATGAACTCCAGGGTGGAGATGCTGAATATAATGCCAATATTATTCGCTCTATTATGGCTAATAATGCCACCGAAGCACAAGAGAATGTGATACTGTTAAATGCTACTTTTGGTATACATGCTTCCGGAAAAGCAGATCATCTATCCGAAGCCAGGGAAATGGCAGAGGAGAGTTTAAGATCGGGAAAAGCATTGCAGGCATTAGATGATTTTATAGAGGTAACAACAGAAGTTGCAAATCAGTCGTAA
- the trpC gene encoding indole-3-glycerol phosphate synthase TrpC produces MSNILEEIVEQTASDLKKRKKERSFSDLGDLELYEEKSQNFAESLLQDNDVAIIAEIKKASPSKGLIRPDFDPQKIAAQYQEGGASAISVLTDEPAFKGSLKYLEISSREVSIPLLRKDFIIDPYQIKEAKAFGADAVLLIATITDGHQLQELLHATKEFELQALVECYSEEDFQYVNFEEVDILGVNNRDLRTFEVDLHRGVELLHKAPDDTVLVSESGLGSAGDLQFLFEQNIDAALIGEYFMRQSNPGEAVSAMKSELQKLITSETE; encoded by the coding sequence ATGTCCAATATACTTGAAGAAATTGTAGAACAAACGGCATCAGATCTTAAGAAGCGAAAGAAAGAACGTAGTTTTAGTGATCTGGGAGACTTGGAGCTTTATGAAGAAAAATCACAAAATTTTGCTGAATCATTACTACAAGATAATGATGTGGCTATTATTGCGGAAATTAAAAAAGCTTCTCCATCAAAAGGACTTATAAGACCGGACTTTGATCCACAAAAAATAGCGGCTCAATACCAAGAGGGAGGGGCCTCAGCGATATCAGTATTAACCGATGAGCCAGCCTTTAAAGGTAGCCTAAAGTATCTTGAAATTTCTTCCAGGGAAGTATCTATTCCATTGCTGCGCAAGGATTTTATTATTGATCCTTATCAAATAAAAGAAGCTAAAGCTTTTGGGGCTGATGCGGTATTACTTATTGCTACAATTACCGATGGACATCAGCTGCAGGAGTTGTTACATGCTACCAAGGAGTTTGAATTGCAAGCTCTGGTAGAATGTTATTCGGAAGAGGATTTTCAATATGTTAACTTTGAAGAGGTCGATATTCTGGGAGTCAATAATCGTGATCTCAGAACTTTTGAGGTAGACTTACATCGCGGTGTAGAGCTGTTACATAAAGCACCCGATGATACGGTACTGGTCTCTGAAAGTGGACTGGGTAGTGCTGGTGATTTACAGTTTTTGTTTGAACAAAATATTGATGCTGCTCTTATTGGAGAATATTTTATGAGACAAAGTAATCCCGGAGAAGCCGTGTCGGCAATGAAATCAGAACTTCAGAAATTAATAACTTCAGAAACAGAATAG
- a CDS encoding anthranilate synthase component II, protein MVLIIDNYDSFTYNLVHIVAQHTESYKVVRNDALSMEEIKALDPDKVLISPGPGRPADAGVTKSVIEELGAHTPILGVCLGHQAIGEVFGGKVIHAPELMHGKTSPIDHDGKSVYKNIPTPFTATRYHSLILDPQQIPEMLAITARSDDGVIMGLRHREFPIEGIQFHPESILTTEGPNIIKNWLDLKTAN, encoded by the coding sequence ATGGTTCTAATTATAGACAATTACGATTCCTTTACTTATAACCTGGTACATATAGTTGCTCAGCATACTGAAAGTTATAAGGTAGTGCGTAATGATGCCCTTAGCATGGAGGAGATAAAGGCTTTAGACCCGGACAAGGTGCTTATTTCGCCTGGTCCGGGGCGTCCGGCTGATGCCGGAGTAACCAAGTCGGTGATAGAAGAGCTGGGAGCCCATACTCCAATATTGGGCGTATGTCTTGGTCACCAGGCGATAGGGGAAGTGTTCGGAGGAAAAGTGATCCATGCCCCCGAGCTTATGCACGGGAAGACTTCTCCAATAGATCATGACGGGAAATCAGTTTATAAAAATATTCCAACTCCCTTTACTGCTACACGCTATCACTCATTGATATTGGACCCGCAACAGATTCCAGAGATGTTGGCGATTACAGCCCGCAGTGACGATGGGGTTATTATGGGGCTTCGTCATCGAGAGTTTCCAATCGAGGGAATCCAATTTCATCCCGAAAGTATCTTAACTACTGAAGGGCCAAATATTATTAAAAACTGGCTTGACCTGAAAACAGCAAACTAG